The Pasteurella multocida genome contains a region encoding:
- the glgA gene encoding glycogen synthase GlgA, whose protein sequence is MKVLHACSELYPLLKTGGLADVMGALPFAQKEIGIDARIVLPAYPAIKAGIPETTVVSEFDNFAGHIVLRYGEYKGLGVYLIDAPHLYQREGNPYHDQWYNDYADNYKRFALLGWVAAELATGLDSWWHADVVHAHDWHAGLASAYLFNKGRPAKSVFTIHNLAYQGQFAYHHLVEIGLPAGMFHVDGLELHGQISYLKAGLYYSDAVTAVSPTYAKEITTPEFGYGLQGLLTTLNSQGKLVGILNGVDDQIWHPNHDAYIEHHYKLKAMTGKRKNKEALQAYFNLPQDPDALLFVMVTRLTEQKGVDLLIDSAEEIVKQGGQLTILGSGSPHLEAGILHLAQQYPHQIAVKIGYDEALSHLMIAGGDVILVPSRFEPCGLTQLYGLKYGTLPLVRATGGLADTVVNATVENIKSRLATGFVFEQASREALRQALVNAFALWQKQRLWFTVRSVAMEQDFSWQISATGYHALYQRLLSFN, encoded by the coding sequence ATGAAAGTATTACATGCTTGCTCGGAGTTATACCCCTTGTTAAAAACCGGTGGGTTGGCAGATGTGATGGGCGCATTACCTTTTGCACAAAAAGAGATTGGAATTGACGCACGTATTGTCTTACCGGCGTATCCTGCAATTAAGGCGGGCATTCCTGAGACGACTGTTGTCAGTGAATTTGATAATTTTGCAGGGCATATTGTGTTGCGTTATGGTGAATATAAAGGTCTTGGTGTGTATTTAATTGATGCGCCTCATTTATATCAACGTGAAGGCAATCCTTACCATGATCAATGGTATAACGATTATGCCGATAACTATAAACGTTTTGCATTATTAGGCTGGGTCGCAGCGGAATTAGCCACGGGATTAGACAGTTGGTGGCATGCGGATGTGGTGCATGCACATGACTGGCATGCCGGATTAGCCAGTGCTTATTTGTTTAATAAAGGTCGCCCTGCTAAATCTGTTTTCACGATTCATAATTTAGCCTATCAAGGACAATTTGCTTATCACCATTTAGTTGAAATTGGTTTACCTGCTGGCATGTTCCATGTGGATGGATTGGAATTACACGGTCAGATTTCTTACTTAAAAGCGGGACTTTATTATTCTGATGCGGTGACGGCAGTGAGCCCAACTTATGCAAAAGAAATCACCACCCCTGAATTTGGGTATGGCTTACAAGGGCTATTAACCACATTAAATTCACAAGGGAAATTAGTCGGGATTTTAAATGGTGTGGATGATCAAATCTGGCATCCAAATCATGATGCGTACATTGAGCATCATTACAAATTAAAAGCCATGACGGGTAAACGTAAAAACAAAGAGGCATTGCAAGCTTACTTTAACTTACCACAAGATCCGGACGCGTTATTATTTGTGATGGTGACACGTTTAACAGAGCAAAAGGGGGTGGATCTGTTAATTGACAGTGCCGAAGAAATTGTAAAACAGGGTGGGCAATTAACGATTTTAGGTTCAGGATCGCCGCATTTAGAAGCCGGTATCTTACATTTAGCCCAGCAATATCCACACCAAATTGCGGTGAAAATTGGCTATGATGAAGCCTTATCTCATTTAATGATTGCAGGTGGTGACGTCATTTTAGTGCCAAGTCGTTTTGAGCCTTGTGGCTTAACGCAGTTATACGGTTTGAAATATGGCACCTTACCGTTAGTCAGAGCCACCGGTGGTTTGGCGGATACCGTGGTAAATGCGACAGTAGAAAACATCAAGTCACGACTAGCGACAGGATTTGTATTTGAGCAAGCAAGCCGTGAGGCATTACGCCAAGCCTTAGTAAATGCCTTTGCGTTATGGCAAAAACAGCGCCTTTGGTTTACGGTGCGTAGCGTCGCGATGGAACAAGATTTTAGCTGGCAAATTTCAGCGACGGGTTATCATGCCCTATATCAACGTCTTTTATCGTTCAACTAG
- a CDS encoding glycogen/starch/alpha-glucan phosphorylase has protein sequence MIMDNFDSPFLYNRPEITVDSLKKSIVYKLIFSIGRSPKEASQRDWLNATLYAVRDFVTEGWITTARQSRSEETRRVYYLSMEFLIGRTLSNAMLAEGVYDVAKQALSELNVNLEDVLEKEVDPGLGNGGLGRLAACFMDSIATLALPGVGYGIRYEYGMFKQEIEDGHQVEKPDAWLDKGAAWEFIRPSKRHTVRFGGGIHFEGKKCIWTSKEEVEALAYDQMIPGYANDSAATLRLWSAYAGDRFDLADFNKGDYFAAVQDRTLSKNISRVLYPDDSTWSGRELRLRQEYFLVSASLQDIIYRHKRIHNTMENFADKVAIHLNDTHPALAIPELMVILIDQEGYEWKKAWDITRRVFSYTCHTLMSEALETWPVEMMAHILPRHLQMIFEINDYFLEYVRTYVSTDAEFIRRVSLIEEGDHRKVRMGWLSVVGSNKVNGVAAIHSELMVTSTFADFARIYPERFTNVTNGITPRRWIGVANPELSALFDRYIGKEWRRDLSQLTLLKDKVQDPELKKSIAQIKYNNKVKLANYIKNELGVEVDPNALFDVQVKRIHEYKRQILNVLHIIARYNAMLENPEKDWVPRVFILAGKAASAYYAAKQTINLINDVANIINYDERLQGRLKVVFIPNYSVSLAELIIPAADISEQISLAGTEASGTSNMKFALNGALTIGTLDGANVEILDNVGQDHIFIFGNTVEQVESLRRHGYRPFDYYQNDEELRKVVDQIVSGRFSPTDANRYHQLLQSLQYHDYYQAFADFRSYVDMQQNVDAKYQDQNAWIDSTLQNIVNMSYFSSDRTILEYAEKIWKIKPVK, from the coding sequence ATGATTATGGATAACTTTGATTCACCTTTTCTCTATAATCGCCCTGAAATTACCGTTGACTCGTTGAAAAAAAGTATTGTTTATAAATTGATTTTTTCAATTGGTCGATCACCGAAAGAAGCCAGTCAACGTGATTGGTTGAATGCCACTTTATATGCGGTACGTGATTTTGTGACAGAAGGTTGGATTACGACAGCACGTCAATCAAGAAGTGAAGAAACCCGTCGTGTTTATTATCTGTCAATGGAGTTTTTAATTGGTCGTACGTTGTCTAATGCGATGCTCGCAGAAGGCGTTTATGACGTCGCGAAGCAAGCCTTATCTGAACTTAACGTCAACTTAGAAGATGTATTAGAAAAAGAAGTTGATCCGGGTTTAGGTAATGGGGGATTAGGGCGTTTAGCGGCTTGTTTTATGGACTCTATCGCGACCCTAGCTTTACCTGGTGTAGGATACGGTATTCGTTATGAATACGGTATGTTTAAGCAAGAAATCGAAGATGGTCACCAAGTGGAAAAGCCGGATGCTTGGCTAGATAAAGGCGCCGCATGGGAGTTTATTCGTCCTTCGAAACGTCATACTGTTCGTTTTGGTGGCGGCATTCATTTTGAAGGTAAAAAATGTATTTGGACGAGCAAAGAAGAAGTTGAAGCCTTAGCGTATGACCAAATGATTCCAGGGTATGCGAATGATTCAGCCGCAACACTACGTTTATGGAGTGCTTATGCGGGGGATCGTTTTGATTTAGCAGATTTTAATAAAGGCGATTATTTTGCTGCAGTACAAGATCGCACATTAAGTAAAAATATCTCGCGCGTATTGTATCCTGATGATTCGACTTGGAGTGGACGTGAATTGCGTTTGCGTCAAGAATATTTCTTAGTTTCTGCTTCGTTACAAGACATTATCTATCGCCATAAGCGTATTCATAACACGATGGAAAACTTTGCAGACAAAGTGGCAATTCATTTAAATGATACTCACCCTGCCTTAGCCATTCCGGAATTAATGGTGATTTTAATTGACCAAGAAGGTTACGAATGGAAGAAAGCATGGGACATTACTCGTCGTGTGTTCTCTTATACGTGCCATACGTTAATGTCAGAAGCGTTGGAAACATGGCCAGTCGAAATGATGGCTCATATTTTACCTCGCCATTTACAAATGATTTTTGAGATCAATGACTACTTCCTAGAGTATGTCAGAACCTATGTTTCAACCGATGCGGAATTTATCCGTCGTGTCTCCTTAATTGAAGAAGGCGATCACCGTAAAGTGCGTATGGGCTGGTTATCTGTGGTAGGGTCGAATAAAGTGAATGGCGTGGCGGCAATTCACTCTGAATTAATGGTCACTTCAACCTTTGCGGATTTTGCGCGTATTTACCCAGAACGCTTTACTAACGTGACTAATGGGATTACACCACGTCGTTGGATTGGTGTCGCTAACCCAGAATTATCAGCATTATTTGATCGATACATTGGTAAAGAATGGCGCCGTGATTTAAGTCAATTAACCTTGTTAAAAGACAAAGTGCAAGATCCTGAACTGAAAAAATCCATTGCGCAAATCAAATATAATAACAAAGTCAAACTCGCCAATTACATCAAAAATGAGTTAGGTGTGGAAGTTGATCCAAATGCCTTATTTGATGTGCAAGTGAAACGTATTCATGAGTACAAACGTCAAATTTTAAACGTCTTGCATATTATTGCTCGTTATAACGCGATGTTAGAAAACCCAGAGAAAGATTGGGTACCTCGTGTCTTTATTTTAGCGGGGAAAGCGGCATCTGCGTATTATGCTGCAAAACAAACCATTAATTTAATCAATGACGTAGCGAATATCATTAATTACGATGAACGCTTACAAGGTCGTTTAAAAGTGGTGTTTATTCCTAATTATAGTGTCAGTTTGGCGGAATTGATTATTCCAGCGGCAGACATTTCAGAACAAATTTCATTAGCGGGTACTGAAGCGTCAGGGACAAGTAACATGAAATTTGCCTTAAATGGTGCACTCACGATTGGTACATTAGATGGGGCAAACGTTGAAATTTTAGATAATGTGGGTCAAGACCATATCTTTATCTTTGGTAATACGGTTGAACAAGTGGAATCGTTACGTCGTCACGGATACCGTCCATTTGACTATTATCAAAATGATGAAGAATTGCGTAAAGTGGTTGATCAAATTGTTTCAGGTCGTTTCTCACCAACGGATGCGAACCGTTATCACCAGTTGTTGCAGTCATTACAATACCATGATTACTATCAGGCATTTGCTGATTTCCGTAGTTATGTGGATATGCAACAAAACGTGGATGCGAAATACCAAGATCAAAACGCGTGGATTGACAGTACTTTGCAAAATATTGTCAATATGAGCTATTTCTCTTCAGACCGCACTATCTTGGAATATGCTGAAAAAATCTGGAAGATTAAGCCAGTGAAATAA
- the ppc gene encoding phosphoenolpyruvate carboxylase: MIQQYSTMRNNISMLGRFLGETISDAQGSDILELIENIRVLSRNSRHGDDQARNALLNTLATISNENIIPVARAFSQFLNLTNIAEQYQTISRHHHDHVASERSISALFKRLKAQQVPKENVMETVQKLLIELVLTAHPTEVTRRSLVHKHVEINKCLSKLEHTDLTDAERKAIERRLLQLIAQAWHTNEIRTQRPTPFEEAKWGFAVIENSLWQAVPEFLRHLNTSAVEYFGFHLPVELNPIRFSSWMGGDRDGNPFVTAEVTRQVLRLARWKAADLFLTDIQALSDELSVVKCTPEFQAKYGSHVEPYRTVVKALRSKLTATLAYYDDLLANRTPRVAEEDIITQDAQLWEPLYDCYQSLQACGMRIIANGLLLDCLRRIRCFGVTLSRLDIRQESTRHAEAIAEITRYIGLGDYAQWSESDKQAFLIKELSSRRPLLPREWQPSAATQEVLDTCRVIAEQPEGVISCYIISMAKTASDVLAVHLLLKESGVPYHLPVVPLFETLDDLRASEQVMSELFNIGWYRGVINNKQMVMIGYSDSAKDAGMMAASWAQYCAQEALVNLCDKCNIELTLFHGRGGTIGRGGAPAHAALLSQPPRSLKNGLRVTEQGEMIRFKLGLPAVAVESLGLYASAILEANLLPPPEPKAQWRTVMDELSTISCQIYRDVVRGEKDFVPYFRAATPEQELSKLPLGSRPAKRNPNGGVESLRAIPWIFAWMQNRLMLPAWLGAGASLRQAIEKGQKTVIEDMCKTWPFFSTRIGMLEMVFSKTDTWLSEHYDQHLVDPALWYLGESLREQLKQDIQTVLSLSHEDQLMSDLPWIAESIALRNVYTDPLNLLQVELLRRLRRNPDNPNPDVEQALMITITGVAAGMRNTG, from the coding sequence ATGATTCAGCAGTATTCTACTATGCGTAATAATATCAGTATGTTAGGGCGTTTTTTAGGCGAAACCATTAGTGATGCACAAGGTAGTGACATTCTGGAGTTAATTGAAAACATCCGTGTCCTTTCACGTAACTCCCGCCATGGGGATGATCAAGCACGTAATGCGTTATTAAACACCTTAGCGACTATCTCTAACGAGAACATTATCCCTGTGGCTCGCGCATTTAGCCAATTCCTCAATCTAACCAATATTGCTGAACAATATCAGACGATTTCTCGTCACCACCACGATCATGTTGCCTCTGAGCGTTCTATTTCAGCCCTTTTTAAACGCTTAAAAGCGCAACAGGTGCCCAAAGAAAACGTCATGGAAACCGTGCAAAAATTATTAATTGAACTGGTCTTAACGGCCCATCCCACTGAAGTAACGCGTCGTTCCCTAGTCCATAAACATGTCGAAATTAATAAATGTTTAAGTAAATTAGAACATACTGATTTAACCGACGCTGAGCGTAAAGCCATTGAACGCCGTTTATTACAGTTGATCGCACAGGCTTGGCATACCAACGAAATTCGTACCCAACGTCCTACCCCCTTTGAAGAAGCAAAATGGGGATTTGCCGTCATAGAAAACAGTTTATGGCAGGCGGTGCCTGAATTTCTGCGCCATTTAAATACCAGTGCGGTCGAATATTTTGGTTTTCATTTACCCGTTGAACTCAATCCAATTCGTTTTTCCTCTTGGATGGGAGGCGATCGTGACGGGAATCCTTTTGTCACCGCTGAAGTAACCCGTCAAGTATTGCGCTTAGCCCGTTGGAAAGCTGCCGATCTCTTTTTAACCGACATTCAAGCCCTATCTGATGAACTTTCGGTAGTAAAATGTACCCCTGAATTCCAAGCCAAATACGGCTCACATGTGGAACCTTACCGCACTGTTGTAAAAGCATTACGGAGCAAGCTTACTGCAACACTAGCCTATTACGATGATCTCTTAGCTAACCGTACACCACGTGTTGCTGAAGAAGACATCATTACGCAAGATGCGCAACTTTGGGAACCGCTTTATGATTGCTATCAATCTTTACAAGCCTGTGGCATGCGCATCATTGCTAACGGATTATTACTCGATTGTTTACGCCGTATTCGTTGCTTTGGCGTAACACTTTCTCGCTTAGATATTCGTCAAGAAAGTACCCGTCATGCAGAAGCGATTGCGGAAATCACACGCTATATCGGTTTAGGCGATTATGCGCAATGGAGTGAGAGTGATAAACAAGCCTTTTTAATCAAAGAACTGAGTTCACGTCGTCCATTATTACCAAGAGAATGGCAACCTTCTGCCGCAACGCAAGAAGTGTTGGATACCTGTCGTGTCATTGCTGAACAGCCTGAAGGGGTAATTTCTTGTTACATTATTTCTATGGCAAAAACGGCCTCAGATGTGCTTGCTGTACATTTATTACTGAAAGAATCTGGCGTGCCTTACCATCTCCCTGTGGTGCCGTTGTTTGAAACCTTAGATGATCTTCGCGCCTCAGAACAAGTCATGTCCGAACTCTTCAATATTGGTTGGTACCGTGGTGTCATCAATAATAAACAAATGGTGATGATTGGTTATTCGGATTCTGCCAAAGATGCGGGGATGATGGCGGCCTCTTGGGCACAATACTGTGCACAAGAAGCCTTGGTCAACCTCTGCGATAAATGCAATATTGAACTCACTTTATTCCATGGTCGTGGCGGTACCATTGGACGCGGTGGGGCACCTGCCCATGCGGCCTTACTTTCACAGCCGCCTCGCTCATTAAAAAATGGATTACGAGTCACAGAGCAAGGAGAAATGATTCGTTTTAAATTAGGTTTACCCGCCGTTGCCGTAGAAAGTTTGGGCTTATATGCCAGTGCAATTTTAGAAGCCAATCTCCTTCCCCCACCAGAACCTAAAGCACAATGGCGGACAGTGATGGATGAGCTGTCCACTATCTCTTGCCAGATTTACCGTGATGTCGTACGGGGTGAAAAAGATTTCGTGCCTTATTTTCGTGCAGCGACGCCAGAACAAGAATTATCCAAATTACCTTTAGGCTCGCGCCCCGCTAAACGTAATCCAAATGGCGGTGTAGAAAGCTTACGCGCTATTCCATGGATTTTCGCCTGGATGCAAAACCGCTTGATGTTACCCGCTTGGTTAGGGGCAGGCGCCTCTCTTCGTCAAGCGATTGAAAAAGGACAAAAAACCGTTATTGAAGACATGTGTAAAACGTGGCCATTTTTCTCCACGCGTATTGGAATGTTAGAAATGGTCTTTAGTAAAACGGATACTTGGCTTTCTGAACATTATGATCAACACTTGGTTGACCCCGCACTCTGGTATTTAGGCGAATCTTTGCGTGAGCAATTAAAACAGGACATTCAAACGGTCTTATCTCTTTCTCACGAAGATCAATTAATGTCCGATTTACCTTGGATTGCAGAATCTATTGCATTACGTAATGTGTATACTGATCCGCTCAATTTGTTACAAGTGGAACTTTTACGCCGGTTAAGACGTAATCCTGACAATCCAAATCCAGATGTGGAACAAGCGTTAATGATCACCATTACCGGTGTCGCAGCCGGTATGCGTAATACGGGTTAA
- the purR gene encoding HTH-type transcriptional repressor PurR, whose translation MATIKDVAKMAGVSTTTVSHVINKTRFVAAETEKLVLQAIQELNYSPSAVARSLKVNTTKSIGMIVTSSEAPYFAEIIHAVEEHCYRQGYSLFLCNTQNNVEKIKNHLEMLIKKRVDGILVMCAEYTQDSLDLLANFTSLPLVVMDWGPDNKHTDIIQDHSFEGGYLATKYLIDHGHKDIGIIAGELTKTTAKTRYEGFIKAMNEAGLKINPDWVMEGFFEPEDGYECMNKILAQDTLPTAVFCCNDVMALGAISAIGEKGLRVPEDISIIGYDNIHASRFYSPPLTTIHQSKSRLGARAVTLLFERINEKSEERAVIEMHPELVIRKSVKSRL comes from the coding sequence ATGGCAACAATTAAAGATGTCGCAAAAATGGCTGGGGTGTCCACCACCACAGTTTCGCATGTAATTAATAAAACCCGCTTTGTTGCAGCTGAAACAGAAAAACTGGTATTGCAAGCAATTCAAGAACTCAACTATTCCCCTAGTGCGGTCGCACGTAGCTTAAAAGTCAATACGACAAAATCGATTGGCATGATTGTCACCAGTAGTGAAGCCCCTTATTTTGCAGAAATCATTCACGCGGTGGAAGAACATTGCTATCGCCAAGGTTACTCACTGTTTTTATGTAATACACAAAATAACGTGGAAAAAATTAAAAACCACCTTGAAATGCTGATTAAAAAACGCGTCGATGGCATCTTAGTCATGTGTGCAGAATATACTCAAGATTCACTCGATTTATTAGCGAATTTCACCTCTTTGCCACTGGTCGTGATGGACTGGGGACCAGATAATAAACATACTGATATCATTCAAGATCACAGTTTTGAGGGCGGTTATCTTGCCACAAAATATTTAATTGATCACGGGCATAAAGATATCGGTATTATTGCAGGTGAGCTTACGAAAACGACAGCCAAAACACGCTATGAAGGTTTCATTAAAGCGATGAATGAAGCAGGGCTAAAGATTAATCCTGATTGGGTGATGGAGGGATTCTTTGAGCCTGAGGATGGTTATGAGTGCATGAATAAAATCTTGGCACAAGACACTCTCCCGACGGCTGTCTTTTGCTGTAATGATGTTATGGCGTTAGGGGCAATTTCCGCAATCGGTGAAAAAGGTTTACGTGTGCCAGAAGATATTTCAATTATTGGTTATGATAATATTCACGCTTCACGCTTTTACTCCCCACCTTTAACCACCATACACCAATCAAAATCCCGTTTAGGTGCTCGTGCGGTGACCTTATTATTCGAACGCATTAATGAAAAATCTGAAGAGCGTGCCGTCATCGAAATGCATCCTGAACTTGTCATCCGTAAATCAGTCAAATCTCGCCTTTAA